The window cGCCACtaaattcatcaaaatgttCAGCCAAAGTCGATTAAATTGCAGACCAGTGATGAGATAATCCTATTATTGTGTAACACGATTCTTCTTATTTAAATAGCACACCACACTTATTTTACCTGTGTTTTCAAACACCATGCAAAATGTAGTGACTTAATGCAACCTGGATTGGAAGAAGGTACCAACTCATTGTTGTGCTAATTAAAAGGCTGCCTCTTGTTGATTACAAAGGTTTCAACAGTGTGGATACGGATAGACATAGACTCACTTTCTCTGGGCAGGACATTGATGCTGATGCCAGGGTCACTCAGTTTGATGAAGGGGCGGTTCCCAGTCCGCCGGTCCTCCTCTCTGATCAGAAGAACATTTTTTGCACAGACATTCCCGTGGACAAGATGCTTTTCCTCCTGCAGGTTCCCAAGGGAAAGATGAATCCGTCTCTTAATAACACTATTAGTCAGGTTATTTTTGCAgccatatattttatattgcatCTATAAGAACTACAGCAGTGAGCAACACGACAATCTCCACACACAAGAGTCCTACCAGGAAGTTCATGGCCCAGGCCAGCTGCTTAGCCACCTCCAGCTTCCACAGGATGTTTATCaagttcttgttcttcttcaggTAGGTGTCCAGAGAACCAAACTTCACAAGCTCCTGCACCATGATATCTGAAAGGAAACGTTTTTTCAGATGaggtcaataaaaaacaaagtctaATCTTTAGGATAACTGAGAGTGTCATACATAATCTTCCACTGACataaaaactgacatttaatGACTTTCAGCAACGGcggtaaatacattttcagtgtttgtaTTATGTAAGTTATGTTCTATTGTAATTCAACTGGAAAAACAGTGCATCTCTACAGGTCAAGTACACACAAATTAACCCAAATATTTACATCTTAGTTACCAAAGATGACCACAGGAACTTGacaaacaataagaaaaaatatcattagctaaaaagaaaaaggatccAAAAACACTAATTAAGACAGAGTGGTCTTTGTTCTATCTGCAATTGTATTGTATGCAACTTCGATCGGTTTACCAAATTTTCCCTCAGTGACTTTAATTGTTTGAATCTTAATCTGACAAATGTAAGGTTCTTTGCAAATCCTATTAAAAGTTGCAATTAATCAAAGCCATTtcttataataaagtaaatcgGCATGTTGATCAAAACAGTTCTACAGTAGCAGCAGAAGTAGTGTGAGCTAAAGAGAGCAGGGCAGGTGAATTATTCTTGGGCAAGATATTGTAATCCCCCCCAAGAATAGCCGTCCATGCCCACCGTTTTCTCACTGCTCTGAGCCTTGAGCTTACAGACTCTGTTCTAGATTATAGCGAAGCATGCATCATCAGACCATCATGTCCTATAGGCTTGCAAcgtcagtcaaatgaatgggTGTTACTGTACGTTCTCACTGTCAGGGCAATTGAGGACATGCAGCATGCTTCTACCAGGGTGAGAGTGTGTCTGTCAGGCTGGCTTACTTTCATCtccgcagacacacacaccatagtTAAGGATCAGGTGCTTATGGGACAACTGGCTCATCATGCTGGCAGCTTCAAAGAAAgactgcagaagaaaaaaaaacagagaataaaGAACAACTAATTATTTATGTGcctgtgaaagaaaaaaggtacatcaaaacaacaatcaatacaaaacatgtacaatAAAAGAAGATGTTGacattttctgtttgatttgttAAACTGCTAACACTTTATATCTACTTCTGAAAAACGTTTCAAAACGGCCTCGCAatttcacacacattaagaatttTTAGGATCATTGTGTTGTTAGAAGATAGTACATAGAAACAACAGCATACTATATTATAAAAACAGGTTCTTAAATTGGAAAAATAGAACCAACAAATCCTGAAATTAGGAAGGCTCAATTTGACAAAATGACGATTAATTGgtgattgaaaaataaatctggctAAATCGATTgatcaaaatataatttcagcTCTAAACTAATGTGATCCAAGAGGCTGAATGCTAAACAACATccagaaaaaaaactatgagCCAATTCCAAAAAGAAACAGCAGCCTCAATGCATTAAATATGACCTGTTAATATCTGCAAACAAAACGTCACAAACCTCAGAGTAGTTTCGGTGGGCCTGGTCCAGGACTTTCATGACAACTTCAGTTTGGTGCACGAGTCCATAATCTCCCACCTCTTTGCGGACCCCTTTGAATATCTTAGTGAATGTCCCTTGACCGAGACTCTCCATCTGAAGGGAAGATCATTAAATTCAGTTCTAAGTGTTAACCTTTAACGGGGGATTATTGTAATCAATTCCAAGCTAGTGTTAGTAAAATGCGCAGAATAGGATTGTAGTATAGTAATTTAGAGCTTAAACACAATGTTGGGGAATTCCCATACATTTCACGTAATGCATTGTTGGATAGAAGAGGAAACCAGAGATGTAAGAACAACTAGGCTTACAAATTCAAGGTCTTCTTTCCTGATCTTGTGAAACACCATCTGACTGATGTTTCTACGATGtagagaaggagacagaggcACTTCAGAGCCCTTGTTGCTTCTGCATACAAGGAGGCaagacatttctgtttgtggAGAGacgaaaaaaaataatatatgtgtCAATCCAAAAGTTAAAAGGGATCCAACCAACAGAGAAACGAAAACGTGAGTCAGAGATGGAGTGTGGGAAATGTAGTAAACTCatcatttcatcatcatttctgTGGAAAACATTATTAGTTTTACTAGCTCAGACCAGTTTTGGATTAATTACGCAAGCTCCAGGACTGAATCACCTTTGACTTTACTGAATGTATGCACTCCAACTGAACGCTCTCCGTCACTATCGATGAGTGTACTGGCTTTACTTCCCTATAATATTATGGTGCAATAAATGAGCATTAACTTCTGAATGGTagtttatatatgtttttgtctgtctctaTTCAGCAGCATATGATCCATATAACGCGGGAGGCCCGTCgacaccatccatccatcagctAAACCCACTTATACTTTAATTACCATCATTAATATTGCAGTTTATAACGGTTGAAGGTTTTACATTACACAGAATTAGGGACACAGCCTTTGCAAATGTTTCCAATCTCTCTTAAGAACATATTGTATCAAACCAGTCTGTTAGTTTTACCTTTGGATTTAGGTGGACAGCACTTGCTGAATTGGAAAATTATGCTGTCAGAGCGCACAGTTTCCTTTTGGTAGCAGCTGAGAAGCTCCTGCAAGCTGCTGAAGTTTCTTTTTGTTCCACTGAGGTTAAACTCCCTGCTGTCAGATCTGGTTATCTGGCAGTGCTTGTATTCTACAGCGCCGTACACCTATGGgagcagagaaaaagatggtTGGAAGTGCAAAGACTTTTCAGGAGGAGTGgacaataaaataacacagagtCTGATTTGGAGCAAGTTGAAAGAAAACAGTTAGGTTGGCACATAATTGAAGTCAGATTCTTGAGCCAAAGTTTAAAGCGGCAATAGCACTGGATAGTAAAATAAGCCACTGTGTTGCTGAAGCCTACTTCTACATTTCCGGTAACAACATGGAATACATCCCAGGTTGTGTTTGCGTTATTAAAATGAGGAGATTGTTTTTGGAATCAGTTCTATCATCTGTGTGAGCATGGccatagtttatttatttagtataccaggttttgtctaaaccgggtaacaggggtgCTGCGCCGGAAAGTGGGCAGCATCATAATTTTAACCGGAAGAGACTTTGGGgccctcatactatattatTCTACAAAAAACCCTGGCATAAGATCCATTTTTTTAGATTATCCATTTGTCACAAGAAGTATGAAacccagataaaaaaaaaagaagtgaaatcagtaacaacagaaagaaaaggtaataaaaaatgatgcCTACCTCAACAGGGAACGTGAGAAAATACTTGTTGTAATCTTTGGGGCTACGCCTCAAAATGTACAATCCTCGCTTGTTTCCACACCTCTGAAGTCGGTTGATCGCAAACTCCATTCTGcaacaattacaaaaacaaaaatagaagaGTAAGAGCATGTTGTTAACCTGCATCGCCGAagagaaatacaatataaactGCTAAGATGCATCGAAAATACCGACCACCTGAGGTCTTCCTTTACATTTTGGCAGCAGGAGTGTgaataaagttaaatatatatataatgtaatataagtATTAATAGCAGCTGTGTCTTTTCACCCAGTCTTCCCTCTGTGGACTGTTGGGGCAGGGATGGCaccaaaaatgaacaaaacaaggTATTCCGATAACTTAATTATATAGGATtacttcattaaaaaagaaacttgataaaatgtgttttccttattCCTCAATGTAGATTTTTACAAATGCCGTGggttaaacataaataaagctCTATAACTCTTCACTTACGAGATGGGGCCTTGGCAATGGGAAGCAATGGCCTCCACCAGCCTGGGAGGAGCTACTTCTTTACACAGGTAGTGATGTGCGTCTGTCGTCAGGCGGTAGTAGCCGTCGATGAGGGACACAAAGGACAGGGCTTCATAAAGGCTGGGGAACTCCAGCTcctgaaatatataaaaacacttttagacATAATGTGTAAATGTTCATCCTTCTCTAACTCCAATGGTTTGCTTTACTTTTTGTTGAAGAAACTCTTTCTTCTTTAAACCAACTTATTTGAGTTAcgatgtttttacttttacagtCCTGTAGTGTCACTAAATCTGGCTGTTTTCAAAAAGTAGTTCCTTTACCTGGTTACAAAAAAGGGTGAAGACATacttatattttcaaaatactgaAATTACCAGATTCTTCCCATCTTGTTTAGAGATGGTGACCACCCGactctctgcagctccctccttGATGACCTGTTTGATGCTCATGTCGATGACGTCAGAGAAGTCGCAAAAGGTCTGCAGCTCCTGGACGAACAGCATAAGAAACAGACTTTGTAACCAAACCAACAAAGAAAACCATACTATATTATTAACAATCACAAATAACAAACAGTAGTTTATTCTGAAAAACGACAAGTTCTTTGGGCCACAattctgtatttctgtttcatttctttaCCTTCCTTCAGCTCTAAACTCTCATATTTCTTTTGCTACATGATTTATTGTGATATCTTTTTGAGTGGACTTTTAGGTTctaatgccccttttccaccaaaccggatccggttcaagatccgatcttttgcttttctggtgcttttctggttctagcttgtagcaccccttgtgtttccaccgctcagaggctGAGTGGAGcccaagtggagctgcgtcattgcgtcatcgttGCAGCATAACTAACCGTTTACTtgccctcttatgactgattcatattcactgtctgactgtttcacaagcagctgatgcatatcCCCCTCCCCATAGGTGAATgggtttcagtctgaattgacgctgtttggcatcacaacgctgttatgaaagtgtctctggcatcagacaggtgatgttagcatagcaagcgaggctactctgaGTACCTTCACTACtctgctatcctattgtggcataagccgttttctacaggcacattttaccggcgtagtttttgttatgattttacttctgatgtcagcctgtgtagcccatgtatagattccatccgatagctgcaataatacaaaatgacaggagaacgtctgcgtgctcttcccaatgatcaataacagtgaacggatggtgattaaagtaaggtaaaaataaacagcatcacactgagcctggttagtgttgcctgactttataaagtgtgctTTTTAGAAGTGTGTGGTCGTgttctagtcactttgctcagcgctactgcttgttatttgtactcgccatgaactgttattgctcaggttaatctcccccctctgaAGTACgcgtgacgtattggttcgtCTTGGATCTTAGATCTTGCCtggcagccgagtggggccaaAAAGATCCGGTGTTtctgcggtggaaacacaaaaaaccagatctttatcggctccagctccggctccgggttggtggaaaaacgGCATAACTAAGCTATGGCccttgttttttaatttggtGATGTAGacattaaaggtctcctgtaCTGCCCTCATCTAAAAGTCAGCTGATTGTCCATCATGTAGACATATTAAGGGGCAGAGGTTACTGACAGCGCTCCTGAAACCAACCTGGTCAGAGTCTTTCAGTTTCTCTCGACACCTCTGAATGCCAATGTCCGCTGCCACCACGATGATAGCCTGTCCACTCACTGGCTCCCTGACCTGGAAGGTCTCTGTGTAGAACGCCTTATCCAGGGACTCCATGCTGATCAGGTATTTGAGCTTGAGGTCACGCGCTGTGGTACGACACTGACTGAACTGCTGGATAAAACGCTTAAAACGGAATCGGATACGCTTGCGTGTCACAAAGTTGCAGTCCTGGATCTGAGCTCTCATATCTTTTGGCAAGAAAGACTTGTAGCTAGAAGTAAGCAAAAGGAAAATTAGCAAAATTAATTTAGTTCATAAAAGTGTTCTGCAATGTAATCATACACTTAAAAGAAGTATCATTAGAGGacaaagtcatttttttcatgttcttATCATGTTAATGCTGTCTTGTGCTGATAACTAGTGcgctgaaaaatgtaaaaacaaatcatacaGAGAAATACAGATTTGAAAAAGTACATACACAATTTCTTGATGTgttaaaaatgtgataaaaaaaaaactaagtcaCACAGACCGGATCTCTTCTTGAGTGACACTACTTGATACTTAGTTTCACTTAATTGTTCTTTGATGAGTTTTTCCTGATTGGAGTAAAGTTAATCAGAGTAGCCCTTTGAGTTTCACTAGTACCTTATCGTGTGGTAGATGTCCAGCGGTGACATCTGTTTCTCTTTGGCTGTTCTCGACATATCGAGCACAGCCATACCAAGGCACTCCTCCTGAGTCTCATGGGAGTTCGGGATCTTCACCAAGCCATTAACAAAGTCATTCCTCCACTGCACACAGAGAGTAACACAGTCACTGCAACTGCTACAGGTCAACCCAGGATAAATGGCCCCAAATGCtataattttttttatcatccttTGAATACAGAGgctctggatttgtttttgttgttctatGATTTAACCTCAAACTGGTGAATGCAGAGACATGTTTCCTATGCGTTAttttatcacaaacacacatagagCTTCAGCTCTAGATAAGACTGCGAGGTATTCAAATGataatttacagattaaaatGCAACCTCTTCCTAGAGAATGCTAGTATGTGTAAAAGTTTGATGACCGCCGCAGTAGAGCTTCACTTCTCCCTTTAAAGCTTGTCCCAGGACAGATTTCCACAAGCATAAATCCACATCATCCTTTGGCTCACTCAAGGTTCCTTCCAGTCATGATACTGGCTTGAGTCACCTGGATTCACTTACACTTCAATCATTCAAACCTCCGCCAAGGAAGTTACTGGCTGTACATtcattttggggaaaacaaaATAACGTGGCGAATATacacattactttttaaaatatggcAGAGGTCTTCCAGTAAGAACTgtaacatcatttttttaagcTGCCATATGTCAAGCAGCACTTTCCCTCTCATTCTCATAGGACCATctttagagagtgtgtgtatatgggCGCATGTTGATGTATCTAGAGTGTATCAGGGAACAAGGAAAGACCCTTTGGAAAGCGAAATAAGCAAGTTTACACATGACAAGTTCAGAAAAGGTAATGGAAGGTGGCCCCAAGTTGTTTTGCAGCACAGATATAATCCAAGCATGACGATAAAAGCGACCATCCAGTGAATGTAATCATGTAATATTGACATTTTACCTTAATGCAATATGTGagacaaataatacattaatagaaaatacataaatgaaaacaaaacaaaacattttcacagatAAAGCTTTGAAGTGCCAAAAACAGTCAGGGTTTTGTTGGGACACAGAGGTGCGGATTTTTACATGCAAGTTATAAAATTGCTAGTAAAAACTGTTCCCTGTCACATGAGGGCTATAACTATGTGTGTCAGCTGCCTTGTTGGTGCCACTTTCTTACATGGGCAGACTTGTTATAACAGTGCATCCTACAGCGTGTCAACTGATACCACATGCACTCTTGGAAAAACATAGGTTTCATATTTTGttactgctttattttgaacaaGGCTTTTTCAAACCTTAAATTTGGTGCTCTGACCTTACTAGCAATCTCGCAAACTGATGTTACTGTACTCCTTAAACATATGAGCTGCTTGTTTTCTGATGCCTAatgcagggtttcccacacatagactttacttgggcgggccgcccaggcatattaacggccgccaaaGTATATTTCACGACCAactaagttttttttttttatccgtcCGCGAGCATGATGCCATCTGCaatcgattaactagtggacaatgatccCTCGCTCTACGCCTTCTGTACCTGTTTACTCTGCTATCGGTGAAGGGTCTGCTAACAAGCGACCaacagaaagggagaccttACGAGAAACACAGAAGACGACGTTGGAATTCACTTAGAAAAGTCGGACACTTACAAGGTAAAGCAACTCCTTTTCTccttattgtgttgttgttttctgactTTCGTAGGAGCCTCAAATTCTACGAAAGAAAGTGGCAACTATGTTGCGTTGGAAGCTACAAGACTCAAGGGTGTATTTAATGTGtgctaaattaaatataaaaaagattaTAATTAGTTTTCTCTTTGGGCTATAGCAGTTAGAATGACACAGATTAACTTTAGCTAAGGTTAGACTGTTAATTCCCCATGCCTTTACTCCTCAGATATGAGAAACAGACTAAAGGGGAGCACCTGGCTGCATGTCAGTTAATGGACCAGCACCAGAGGCGTTCCCAAACGCACAGCTGTTCTTCCAAAAACCCAGAAGGATTAAGTGTTCTGACCAACAGTGCCATCTTTGTGCACACTGAATATTGCAAATAATTGAATGAAATTCAATAATCGAAAAGCTGTTAAAGCTCACACGTATTTCTTGTTTGACACATGTTGTTGCTCATGTTGTTGACACATGTTACCCCTCCACTGTGCCCGGCTACAACCACAAGtatatttcagatctgtgggaaactCTGCTAATGTATAACACTGGGGTATTAAAACATGCTCTTAAATAATTGTGTTAAACTTAGCCCCTTTAAAATGGATTCATTTCACAGAGGGTGGCTGTATGCCAAGGTGCTCACCTGAGAGAAGAGGTATGACATCACAAAGTCATCAAGGATTGGGCTTTCTGATCCCTTGGTGACACCGTATCGGTAAGCCCGGGATGCCCCTCCACTGTACCAGCCAGGGAAGTAGTACCTTAGCAAATAGAAACAAAGATAACGCAGTAATACCTTGCACAGACTACACGACTTTCAAAGTTGTACAATCACTtgccagttcacactacacaactcgctcgggagtcttgaagtcgttgtggtgtgcacactacgcGAATGAACGGCGACAGGGGGTCACACACTACACGATCTGTCACCAGGAGAAATCCCCAAGGAGTCTGTCTGGTCTCTAAACTACGTTTTCTCACGAAAACATGCGAGAAGTGACACGGGAAATGACGCGCATTTCGAacgttattatgttttacctagaaactgtcaataagtTACTTTGCTTAAACTTTTTAGCAcatcagctaacgttaacttcagtgaattgtgtagccTACCTACAAatttacagttcaaaatcaggtttcaaacagctgtgtcgaTTTGTTGTGTAGGACaacgcttcttcttcttttttgaaagttgtgcagctcctccccgggGCTTTTCCTCACCCCGTGTCTTGCGCTCTCATTTGCTGTAGCTCGTCGGCACACCCATTACCAGGCACAACccttttcacactacaggatttggactcgccgacaggtccagatatttagcttgctagATATCTGTCGGGGCGACGGGGGCTCGTCGGGGAGTCTCTCACCTCGCTCTtgagcagttcacacataacgATCAAACGCCGACTGCCGAATTAGTGCCGATTCGTCCCCGAGCTCCAAAATCTGTCTGGGAGCGGCCGATTGGGCTAAAAATCgtgtagtgtgaacttggcATAAGTCACCAAGAATGTTTCTTCTGGGAATTATACTCCAAAGGCAAATATACGAAACATAATGTATGCTACCTTATTCGGTAAAACACATCCTCAGAAGCATGTTCGTCCAGCTGGAAGATGTGATTGGGTGAAAACCACAGGCGGTCTCTCTCTCGGAAGAGACCAAAGAGGTTACAGTACAGAGGGGATATACctaaagcagaaaaagaaaatatacattatgtTCTTTAAACTTCAGATGAGACCAGGTCAGCTAATGTATACAGTGTGTTTCTAGCACTACCTAAATCAAAGTTCCTCGTTCATTTATATGAATTAAATGGACAAACAAATAACTGCTTACATGCAGAAATGTCATCAGTGGCCCCAAAGATTACCGTCCAGTCGCACTTACACCAGTCATTATGAAGAGTTTTGAGAGGCTGGTTCTGCAGTACATCAAAGCCAGCCTCCCATCCACCTTCGACCCATaccagtttgcctacagagcgAATAGGTCTACAGAGGATGCCATCGCCACTGCTCTTCACACTGCACTGACCCACCTTGAACACCAGGGGAGCTATGTGAGGATGCTCTTCATAGACTTTAGCTCTGCCTTTAACACCGTCATCCCGGGCAGACTGGTCACTAAACTTACTGACTTAAGTCCATCTGTCAGTGGATTAAGGACTTTCTGACAAAACGCCCCAACACTGATAGACTAGGCCCCCAACTCTCCGTCACCATTACGCTCAGTACCGGCACCCCCCAGGGCTGTGTGTTGAGCCCCCTTCTCTACGCCCTTTATACCCATGACTGTGCCCCCACCCATCCCACCAataccatcatcaagtttgcggACGACAAAACTGTGGTTGGACTTATCTCAGGAGGAGACGAGACAGCCTACAGGGATGAAGTCCAAAGACTGGAAGCGTGGTGTTCAGAGAACAACTTCCTCCTGAACtcctcaaaaacaaaagaaattataATAGACTTCCGGAAGAATAGTGCAGACCCTGATCCACTATACATAAACGGGGATTGTGTGGACAGGGTGACTGTTTTCACGTTCCTGGGGATGCACATCACTGAAGAACTCTCCTGGACTACCAACACCACCGCAGTATTCAAGAAGGCACAACAGCGACTCTACTTCCAGAGGACACTCAGGAAAAACAACCTGAAGGAGAagctactactgctgctccaTCGAGAGTGTGCTAACATACTGTGTCTCTGCATGATATGCCAGCTGCTCAGCAGCGGACAGGAGAGCCCTTCAGAGGGTCATCAATACCACACAGAAGATCATCGGCTGCTCACTGCAACATACTGAAAAGACCCATCCCACCCTGGACATAGTTTGTTTGACTTGCTGCCCTCCGGCAGACGCTTCAGCTCCATCAAATCACGAACAAACAGACTTATGAAAAGCTTCTACTGCAGAGCCATACGAGAGCTGAACACTGCCAAACACTGACAACACTTATGATGGAATTCTACTCTTCATTTCATCTGCACCTTATGTATATATTCCAATTGCACTACTGTACATAGGGCCACGGCAAGTCGGAATGTGCAATATCCTGAAGTGCAATATCTCGCTGCCAATGATAGAAGTTATTGTGTTGTATCGTTAGTGtgtccatttgttttgtatatggGCCATTCTACCGAATTGGTTCAAAGTGCAGTCcctcaacaagaaaaataatttaacaaaacaattaagtCTTCAGACAAGGATATTTACTAAGAACATGTTATGGTATATTTAATCCAAAGGCATTAAATGAGATAGTGATAagctaaatatatacaaaatcaTCATTTATAGGGTACTTTATATTGGGAAGTTGCtgtccccaaccctgacatctAAATTTCAATTTCTGTaaataacacttaaaacaattttaagaaTTTTTTCAATGGTGTGATTACAAATATCtttatgattacatttaaacagaagttgaaatatttagaattattgtgggtttaatctttaaattaaaaaactatacTAAAAAAATCATGTCCCCAGTTTTAGTCCATTGGCTGAGCCTGGTTTTTAGCCACACCCcctgcattttggattgggaAGTGTTACAGCATCTCAGACCTTCATGGCTGAATGGTAAGTAGCAGAATCCcatactttttatataaatgtgttccaAAGTCTGAAAATCGGCGTGTAACCATAAGAATTGTCACTACCAAACACATATTCTCTTCAATTAAGAgaactttttggggttttatgcaaaatattatgtttttatgagtgtACCCCTCTTCAAAGACATGTATGCTATTCATGTGCTTGCTAGCATTCTTTAGTTATGCTCAAAGTTAGCTAGAattgtcactaccgaaacagtcactaccgaaacatATGGTAAAGTTTCGGTAGTGACATGATCATTTTGGTAGTGACAAAATTGAATGGTAAGAAGTAGTTCAAtcccatcattttaaaataaatgtgttgtgtggaCTAAATGGTAAACATGTAGATAATGCTGATTTCTATCTGAAATTGTTCAGGG of the Eleginops maclovinus isolate JMC-PN-2008 ecotype Puerto Natales chromosome 12, JC_Emac_rtc_rv5, whole genome shotgun sequence genome contains:
- the jak2b gene encoding tyrosine-protein kinase JAK2, with the translated sequence MASLPAMETDTCPAVHQNGNAHRESPDTRPAAAVLRLHFYHSGQGVGDCSTLSYPPGNYVAEELCIDAAKACSISPLYCNLFGLFRERDRLWFSPNHIFQLDEHASEDVFYRIRYYFPGWYSGGASRAYRYGVTKGSESPILDDFVMSYLFSQWRNDFVNGLVKIPNSHETQEECLGMAVLDMSRTAKEKQMSPLDIYHTISYKSFLPKDMRAQIQDCNFVTRKRIRFRFKRFIQQFSQCRTTARDLKLKYLISMESLDKAFYTETFQVREPVSGQAIIVVAADIGIQRCREKLKDSDQELQTFCDFSDVIDMSIKQVIKEGAAESRVVTISKQDGKNLELEFPSLYEALSFVSLIDGYYRLTTDAHHYLCKEVAPPRLVEAIASHCQGPISMEFAINRLQRCGNKRGLYILRRSPKDYNKYFLTFPVEVYGAVEYKHCQITRSDSREFNLSGTKRNFSSLQELLSCYQKETVRSDSIIFQFSKCCPPKSKEMSCLLVCRSNKGSEVPLSPSLHRRNISQMVFHKIRKEDLEFMESLGQGTFTKIFKGVRKEVGDYGLVHQTEVVMKVLDQAHRNYSESFFEAASMMSQLSHKHLILNYGVCVCGDENIMVQELVKFGSLDTYLKKNKNLINILWKLEVAKQLAWAMNFLEEKHLVHGNVCAKNVLLIREEDRRTGNRPFIKLSDPGISINVLPREILIERIPWVPPECVEDPTSLSLAADKWSFGTTLWEICSGGEKPLATLDNTKKPLFYEDHHQLPAPKWTELANLITSCMDYEPAFRPSFRTVIRDLHSLFTPDYELIVDSDIVPNRTVGSGWSTGGFESQEPAQFEERHLIFLQQLGKGNFGSVEMCRYDPLQDNTGEVVAVKKLQHSTAEHIRDFEREIEILKSLQHENIVNYKGVCYSAGRRNLCLVMEYLPYGSLRDYLMKNKKRIDHNKLVHYTSQICKGMEYLSSKRYIHRDLATRNILVESELRVKIGDFGLTKVLPQDKEYYMVKEPGESPIFWYAPESLTESKFSVASDVWSFGVVLYELFTHSEKTSSPPAVFMSMMGNDKQGQLIVYHLIELLKSGSRLPQPLGCPAEIQQITEECWDNDPSLRPSFKELALRIDLFRDSKEF